GTGGCCGCATAGCGCTGTCGCGGGCCCGATTGCTCAGGAGCGGTCGGGCGCTACCACTTGAGTTGCTCGATCCCTGCCGCAGAGACGCGGATCTTCTGGGCACGGATCGAGGACCCCTCCCCCTCCTCGTAGTAGACGAAGAGCACGCTACCGTCCTTGAGGGTCACCATGCTCGGATAGGCCCCGCCGGTGACGTCCATCTGGAAGGGTTTGCTCCAGGTGGCGCCGTCGTCGAGGCTGTAGTTGAGGGCCGTCTGCGGGAGGCGATGGCCCAGGAGAAGGACGCCCTCTTGCGTTCGGAACAGGTAGGGAGCGTGGCCGGGGAAACCGGTCTTGCGGGACTTCGTCCAGGTCAAGCCAGCGTCGCTGGACCAGGAATACCACATGCTATCCGGGTTGTTGTTGCGCATGACGCAGAGGACACGGTGATCGGGCATCTCGATCAGCGAGGGCTCATCGTTGTCGTCGTTGTCGAGGTCGACCCAGTTGGGCTCACTCCAGGTCAGGCCCTTGTCCGTGGATCGCAAGACGGCGGACCAGTTGCGGAGCGGCTTCTGGTACTCGCGGTACACGGGCCAGAGAAGGGTGCCGTCGTGGAGCTCGAGGATCGGCGAGGAGCAACCATAGTAGGCGCCGGCCAGGTGCTCTATCAGCCGGGGCTCTGACCAAGTGTGACCGTGGTCGGTGGAGACGGCAAGCCAGAGCTCCTTGTAGCGGAAGGTCTTGTCGCCTTCGGGAGCGCGGAAGTCGCCATAGTAGGTAAACCAGTTACATAGTAACGTGCCGTCGCTCAGGCAGCAGATTGAGGGGTCGCGGTCGTCCCAGGGCGTGTCGGCCAGTATCTGGGCAGGTCCCCAGGTCTTGCCTTCGTCGCTGGACCGAACTGCACAGACGCGGGCTCCCCTGGGCAGGTCCTCGCGGGGGAAGGACACGTGACCGTAGCCTGCGTAGAAGACGCAGAGCAAGTCTCCGTTGGCACATCGGCAGACGTCGGGGAAGGCCTCATAGCCGCCTGCACCGGCATCCCGGCAAAGGACCTTGTAGTCTGGCGCCACTGCTTTTCCTCCCAGATTGCGCCACGGGGGCGCGAGTTGTGCGGTCTCTCCAGAGACTTTGAGGTTGCGGAACTGGGCCGTGGTAGTGCTGGAGCCAAAGCCAAGGAGTCCGGCCTGCAGAGCCCGGTCGGTTGCTTCGAGCACACGGGTCCCGTCCACGGATACTGATAGGACCGAGTCGGAGGCGGAGACCTTCGCGGTGTGCCACTTCCCGCGGGGCATGGAGACGTTGTAGGCACGCTTGATATTGGCCCAGTGCGTCGCCGGGTCCTCACGCACCAGGAAGACCCCGGAAGCAGCAGCGCTGAACTGGATCAGGTAGTAGGTTCGGCTATCGGTGGCACGGAAGAGGAACTGGGCAGCACCGACGCCACTGCTGCCCGCGTCGACGCGGAACTCGAAGTCGGCGGTGAAGTCGGAGAAGGCGGGTTCGCCAAGGAAGCAATGAGCGGTCTGCTCCCAGGCGTTCTCGGAGTACCAGGGAGCCTCCTGATGCAGCACGCCCTGGTCAAGGGCCCACTGTCCGCCGCTGGGCGTCCAGGCGTCGAGAGCCGCCTCAGTGGTGGCCGAGGGCTGAAGCTGGACCTGGTCCTGAGCAGACGCGAGGGACGTGAGCAGCAGGAGGAGGATAGCCATGGGAGGGGAGTTCGGTTGCTTCGCGGCCGAGACCTTCCTGAGGTCGAGACTGAGAGGGTACGTACAGGCATGGCAGGGAAAGAACGGGAGCACCCAGAGGATGCTCCCGACATGCGTGTTCGGACGGTTGTGCAGCCGTCGGCCGACCCCGACGGCCGGGTCTGAGTACGTCTAGCGCGTGCCGTCAGCCTGCCACAACACACCTTTTGGGTTGAGGGTCAGGCGCGGGTTGCCGGTACCGGTATAGGCGGGGTCCTCCATGATGCGGACCCACTTGGCGTGGCCGTCACAGAAGACGATGTTCGCGCCTTCGTTGTGGCGGGCGGGTATGAAACGGCTCACGTGAGGTACGCGGCGGAGCATCCAGCTATTGCTCCAGCCGTAGTCGACGGTGCTGTTCGTCCAGTCGGCCTCGCCGATGAAGATGGTCTCGGCCGGCTTCTGGATCTCGGCAAGGTTGCAGGCGTGTCCAACGCTGTTGGCATAGTGGTGGTAGTAGGCGATCTCGGCGTTGATGCCATAGTCGAAGTCGCCGGTGTAGGCGCCCTTCCAGGTTCGGCTGGTGGAGGGGCAGTCCATGATCTGGACGTTCCTGCAGTAGGGCATCAGTTCCATGTACCAGAGCATGTTGGGGTGGGTGTATCCCATGAAGGTGAAGCGTGCGCCGGGCATCTGGAGGTTAACGAGGTTCTCGTCGTAGTCCTGCGTGTACATCATGATGGCCGTGCCCAACTGGCGCGCATTGCTCAGGCAGGCCGTCTGGCGGGCTTTCTCTCGGGCTCTTGCAAAGACGGGGAACAAGATCGCTGCCAGGATCGCAATGATCGCGATCACGACCAGCAGCTCGATCAAGGTGAAGCCTTTCCTTCGAGTCATGCGGCCCTCCTTTGGACGGTGGATGCCGCCAGGCGCTGGTCGGGAACGCCAGCGGCGTTCGCAGATCAGGAAAAGCATTGACACGTTCGCCATGTGGACAAGACTTCCCTGCCCGCGGGCAAAGCCAAAGTGGGTATTGCCTCCGGGGCACGGAGGTGCTATTATTACGGCGTTCGAACTATTCAGAGAGCGAAGCTATCTGGTGGGTGATATGGCGATAGAGCGCGAGAAGACGATGGTTGAGATTGATGATCTCCTTCGAGGGATCTTCGGGTCCTACCTGAAGATGCAGCATCAGGCGTCGGACCTGGACATGACGCTTGGTCAGATGGAGTGCCTGCGAGCGATAAACCAACTCGGGGCGCCGTCGATGAGTGAGTTGTCGCGGCATCTGCACCTCCAGCCGAGTACGCTGACCGGGCTGGTGGACGGTCTGGTGCAGCGAGGTCGTGTGGTGCGGCGAGAGGACCCGTCGGATCGGCGTGTCGTGCGGGTGGAGTTGACGGAACACGGCCGCGTCGTGGGGCGCCATCACCATGAGCAGGTGAAGAAGCGGCTCTTGGAGCTGTTAGGCGAGCTTGAGGGTCCCGATCTGGAGGCGCTGCACCGCGGTCTGGGGCTCCTGTACGAAGCGGCCCAGCGTCGCATGCGGGAGCAGGAGGAAGCGGGCACTTCACCCAGCTCTGGGGAGCAGTCGGCTTGACGGAGGTACGCAATCAATGAAGTCGTTCCGAGAACTGGCGCCATACATGGCGCCCTACTGGTTAGTGGCTGTGCTGGCCCCGCTAGCCATGGCCCTCGAAGTGGCGATGGACCTCTCGCAGCCGCGCTTGATGCAGAGGATCGTCGACGAGGGCATCGCCAAGGGCAACCTCCCGCTAATCCACAGCACCGGTCTGCTGATGATCGGTGCTGCGTTGGTTGGTGTGATCGGTGGCGTTGGCTGCACGATCTTCGCAACGATCGCGGCACAGCGGTTTGCTACGGACTTGCGGGCCGATCTGTTCGGCCGGGTGCAAAGGCTGTCTTTCGGCAACCTGGACCGCCTGGAGACGGGCCGGCTCATCACCCGCCTGACGAATGATGTTGACCAGATGCAGGAGGCCGCAGCGATGGTGTTGCGGATCCTGGTCCGGGCACCCCTGCTCGTGATCGGCAGCCTGATCATGGCCGTCGTCACGTGCCCCTCCCTCTCCCCCATTCTGGTGGCTATCTCGCCACTGCTGATCGTGGTGTTTGTGGCGATCATCCGGCCGGCGCACGTGCTGTTCGCGGCCATGCAAGAGCGTCTGGACCGCGTGAACGTGATCATGCTGGAGAACCTGTCCGGCGTGCGGCTCGTGAAGGCCTTCGTGCGAGGCGCCTATGAGATTGGCCGCTTCGGCAAGGCGAACGACGAGTACATGGTGGACACGACCCGCGCCTCGTCACTGGTGGCCGGGGTGATGCCGAGCATGATGCTCCTGGTGAACCTCGGCGTGGTCGCCGTGATCTGGTTCGGAGGCATCCAGGTGCAGGAGGGTCGCGTACATGTAGGACAGATTCTGGCCTTCATCAACTACCTCACGCAGATGCTGGGGTCGATGATGATGGTGGGGATGTTGATGATGCGCATTGCGCGGGCCGATGCCTCGGCGGAGAGAATCCTGCAGGTCGTTCACATGGAACCGGACGTGCAGGACGATCCGCAGGCAGTGAGCATCGAGCGCAGCCGTGGAGAGGTGCGGTTTGAGGACGTCGACTTCAGCT
The sequence above is drawn from the Armatimonadia bacterium genome and encodes:
- a CDS encoding sialidase family protein gives rise to the protein MAILLLLLTSLASAQDQVQLQPSATTEAALDAWTPSGGQWALDQGVLHQEAPWYSENAWEQTAHCFLGEPAFSDFTADFEFRVDAGSSGVGAAQFLFRATDSRTYYLIQFSAAASGVFLVREDPATHWANIKRAYNVSMPRGKWHTAKVSASDSVLSVSVDGTRVLEATDRALQAGLLGFGSSTTTAQFRNLKVSGETAQLAPPWRNLGGKAVAPDYKVLCRDAGAGGYEAFPDVCRCANGDLLCVFYAGYGHVSFPREDLPRGARVCAVRSSDEGKTWGPAQILADTPWDDRDPSICCLSDGTLLCNWFTYYGDFRAPEGDKTFRYKELWLAVSTDHGHTWSEPRLIEHLAGAYYGCSSPILELHDGTLLWPVYREYQKPLRNWSAVLRSTDKGLTWSEPNWVDLDNDDNDEPSLIEMPDHRVLCVMRNNNPDSMWYSWSSDAGLTWTKSRKTGFPGHAPYLFRTQEGVLLLGHRLPQTALNYSLDDGATWSKPFQMDVTGGAYPSMVTLKDGSVLFVYYEEGEGSSIRAQKIRVSAAGIEQLKW
- a CDS encoding DUF1559 domain-containing protein; protein product: MTRRKGFTLIELLVVIAIIAILAAILFPVFARAREKARQTACLSNARQLGTAIMMYTQDYDENLVNLQMPGARFTFMGYTHPNMLWYMELMPYCRNVQIMDCPSTSRTWKGAYTGDFDYGINAEIAYYHHYANSVGHACNLAEIQKPAETIFIGEADWTNSTVDYGWSNSWMLRRVPHVSRFIPARHNEGANIVFCDGHAKWVRIMEDPAYTGTGNPRLTLNPKGVLWQADGTR
- a CDS encoding MarR family transcriptional regulator, which produces MAIEREKTMVEIDDLLRGIFGSYLKMQHQASDLDMTLGQMECLRAINQLGAPSMSELSRHLHLQPSTLTGLVDGLVQRGRVVRREDPSDRRVVRVELTEHGRVVGRHHHEQVKKRLLELLGELEGPDLEALHRGLGLLYEAAQRRMREQEEAGTSPSSGEQSA
- a CDS encoding ABC transporter ATP-binding protein, with translation MKSFRELAPYMAPYWLVAVLAPLAMALEVAMDLSQPRLMQRIVDEGIAKGNLPLIHSTGLLMIGAALVGVIGGVGCTIFATIAAQRFATDLRADLFGRVQRLSFGNLDRLETGRLITRLTNDVDQMQEAAAMVLRILVRAPLLVIGSLIMAVVTCPSLSPILVAISPLLIVVFVAIIRPAHVLFAAMQERLDRVNVIMLENLSGVRLVKAFVRGAYEIGRFGKANDEYMVDTTRASSLVAGVMPSMMLLVNLGVVAVIWFGGIQVQEGRVHVGQILAFINYLTQMLGSMMMVGMLMMRIARADASAERILQVVHMEPDVQDDPQAVSIERSRGEVRFEDVDFSYDGEMAEPVLRGISFVAEPGETVAILGSTGSGKSTLVNLIPRLYDVKGGRILIDGIDIRKMHQQELREQIGMVPQETILFSGTIRDNLRYGRPEASDAEVEEVARLAHAHEFISSFPEGYDTVLGQRGVNLSGGQKQRLAIARALACRPPILIMDDCTSAVDASTEAEIIEALETWPSSGTRIVVAQRIGSVIGADRILVLDEGKVVASGTHSELVGTCPIYQEIVRSQLGDEGVTARG